DNA sequence from the Daphnia carinata strain CSIRO-1 chromosome 8, CSIRO_AGI_Dcar_HiC_V3, whole genome shotgun sequence genome:
TAAATCGGCTGCAAAAGTGGGTATATTTAATAGTATAATGCTGGAATTTGTGGGAAATCTAGATATTACACGTTGAACCTGAGTTGAATATGCACTgaaaatggcgaaaaagaCGGCTGGAGTGATGAATGTGATGTTTTTGTAGAAAAAGTACTGAACAAGTGTAGAGACTCGCCAGTAGTACCAGTGGCCATGTACAAGAAGTACTCGCCGCAGGAAACGAAATCTGGCAAACGCGAAGTCTGAGCACCGGACTGCCTGGCGCCCTTCTTTGCCAATAATACCTAGGGCAATGTAAACAAATTTAGTTTGCGAAACGGTGACGTAATCAAATAGAGAACTGACCTGGCCCCAAAAGGCTTGAATGAAAAGCAGAGAGAGTTAGAAGAATATGGGGTAGGTGTCAGTGTTAGTATAAATGGCAAATGTTTTTCATACCGATTCCTACATGGGCCTCCTGGATCATTGAAACGTCATTGGCACCATCACCAATAGCGGCTGTAATAGGTTTTGATGAGAATCCTTTCACTACTTTCACAACCTATGCCGAATCCAAATTAATGACTGATTATCTTCTTAACTTTGTACATTTTATTTACCTCCGCTTTTTGAATTGGAGACATGCGACAACAGACGACCGTATTGCAATGGCTGCAAACCTCCGACAGAAGTTGCCTATGCTCTTTAAGCGAATGAGCAAGTGATTCACCGTCAACGACgaatccaaaattttgaataggcTCATCCCAAATTCGCCGTCTATCAAATAGAAATTTAGCGTGTAAATAAATAGTCAATGAAATTAGGTTACCTTAATCTCCATAATGTCTCCTGACATTCTGCTGGCGAGGTTTGTGCAGTTAGAGTTAACAGCTGCATCCCTCGTTTGAAGTGCCCACAGGAATAGGCAATGTTGATGGCCGTTTCTAGTTTGTCCCCAGTCAGAACccaaacctaaaaaaaaaaaaaaaaaaaaatgaaagttcaATCGATATACACATTAAAGAAATTCtattctttttactttgattCCAGCCGCCCTGAGAGCTTCAAGTGTTTCTGCTACTCCGTCTTGAAGTTGATCTTCAACTCCGGTAGCACCCAGAAGAGTCATGTCATTCTCAATGAAATCAAAAATCCGGCTAACGCACAACTCTCGATCGACCATCACTTGTCTCGcctcatttaatttttctacCATGTTTGCATACTGATCAGATGTAAGCCGTCGCGCAGATACTGCCAGCGTGCGCAATCCCAGCTAAATGAATGTTGAATGTCATAGAATGAAAATTAGAAGGTAAGATCCAACCAAAGCTAAACAATCTTACAAGAGCATAGTCGTTTATGTGTTCCAGCGTTTGGTTGATGGGGCCACCAATACAGTGAGGCACTACTGTACTTTCGGCTCCTTTACAAATAAGCCAGATACTATCAtctggaaacaaaacaatggtCGACATTCGTTTGCGATCTGAATCAAACTCGAGCACCTGAAGCCGGCGATAATACCGATCTTGGCCAAACACAGTTAAGCGAATCAGGCCATCTTCCTCCCCATGAAAGACGATTCCCAgccttcaaaacaaataaaaaattaaaagatcaAAGGATAAGAACGACGGGAATGACTACCTCCGACAAGCTTCGACGAGAGCTTTTTCATCCGGACTAGAGGCTTGGTATGTATAGTCAAAATGATCGGGATGAAAGGTATTGTTGACGTATCCTGGTAGGGTACTAACCGCCTGCTCTCGCTTACTACTGGTAGGGATGCTTACTTGGACCGTATGGCATAGGGCCAATCCTACGAAAAATTCTTCAAGGTAGCCCTACAATACGTGTGATGTTTTAAGCGTTACGCAAATTCAGGATGTTATATATTGTAGATGTAACAAGTTTTATACGGTAAAGTGATGAACGGGATTGAAATGTCTAGCGCTGTTATCCAGAGCAGCAAAGAGGTCGCCTTCCTTTTCCATGTGCTTTAAACCAGCGATGGAGCATTGGCGAAATTCCATGTTGTTTTCGGTTAAAGTACCGGTCTTATCGGTAAAAAGATATTGAACCTAAAAAgtaacaataaaatattttcatgtaattttagaaaacaaaaatggtaataaaaaaaaacgtcagaAAAACTAACTTGTCCTAGTTCTTCATTCAAATCAGAGGAATTACAAATGGGAATTTCCCCGGTGATCGGGCACCGCAATTCTTCGTCCCAAGCGAAGAAAAGACTGCCGATAAACTTTTGCATTTCTACAATCCCAaacacagaaataaaaaagctattaaattttctttttgtgtgaattaaaaacatattttacCTAAGGTAACGTAGAGAGAAATGGGAATGATGTAGTTGAACACGACCAAAAATGAGAAGACGTCTTGTAACACATCTCTCACAGGGGCCGAATGATTGGCGTTCAAATACCATGCGTCAGCTTTTGAAGGATACAAACGTCAATCAATGTCACGGGAGTTCGGGGCAAAAATAGCACAGTAAAAGAACACATTCGCTCTAGTCTTCATTACCTATAGTAGGCGAGAACCACATCTTGTACTTGAGGGCAGTGCAGACAGATATCTCTATCACGAGAattgagagaaaaaacaagaggaaCATATTCATCGTCctggaaaagataaaaatatgtGCTATTCATCAAATAATTGATATGTGTCCTTAATTACTTTTCAACTGTTGAGAATTTATTGCTAgtcaattttgaattttgcgcCATTTTCGTATCTTGCCCAGTGTATACGGCGCACCCTGAGAAAGgagaattaaaaaaccaatatGAGCGCTGAAtttgttcaaagaaaaccaaaatgGTTGAATAGGTAACCATAAATGAATTCCGTGTCCTTGAGTCTGCAACCGCGAAGGAGTGTGTTTTCCAATCCAAGCGACACCTTAGTCATCACTTGCGGACAATCAACACTTCCTTCACTAAAGATCTTCAAAGTACCCACAAACTTGTACAAATCGGGGGTAGGATTTTGACATTCGATGCATGCTGAAAAAGCTGAAAGTTGCTCAGTGCTCTTTAGCTGTCTTGTTTCTTTAGGACTGTAATGTGTCTAACAGGTGTAATGCAATCAATAAACGACTGTTGTTAGATTTAACATCTCAAAACTGTTTggcttctttttatgtttaccTTCAAATTTGTTTCACCATCCAAATTGGCTGTGGTAATATAGCACTTCCCTTCATTATCTGATGTTGACACAAGTACCAGATCGCAAGGAAAACTCTCGTCACGTTTTACCCGCACGATGTCTCCGACATGTATATTTTGTGACTGTACTTGCTGCAACAACAATATTACTACCATGGTATGAGAAAAGTCTGAAAATGAATCTACTCCTAGGTTATACCTGTATTGAGCCTTGCTGAACAACATCTACTAATCTAAAATTCACCTCTCTATCATTTCTATGTCTGAGCCAATCTTCGTAACCTTGCTTGATTGCAGTCACTGTTATCACAAAAACCAATGGCAGTGAACTCGTTGCAGGGTTTACTGGACTGTCAATGGACATCTGGTTGTTGGTTTAAAAAGTTTAGAAGTTGAAGGGTATTTCATAGGTATTGTACAAAAGATTTGGACTTACTTGAATTATTGCTATACAGAGAAAGTAAAAGTTGGCAATACGCCTAAATTGCTCAAAAAGGTTTTTGGGAATGAAATTCCAGACTGTGTACTTTGCAGAAACAACCCTATTGTCCACAAATACTTCAGCCCTACTCGTTCCACTTAGAGCATTTTCTAAAGGTGAATGGACCTTCCTACCAATATTGATTGTTCGGTTTCTAACCAAAGGAGTTTGCTTTCCTCTCTGAAGATACAAGGACATCAATACCatattaaatattcaaataatttaaaattacaGACTTACAATAAGACGATCCAAGTGGTTCATCCACCCCATACTGAGACTAATGGCAGAAAGTCGGCATCAAGTCCCAACACTTCAGAAAATCACAGAGACCTAAGCAAAGGACagattgaaattgaaagagtGTGATCATTGTACAGACTAGGCTGGCTAAGATAAAAATCACCTTATGCATGAAAGCATGTAACCTTGGCCAACTTCTGTGAGCAATAAAAAACTCTCTTATTTTTCCAAATCTTACCGAACTTTCAATCAACAATATAACGGAGCGAAATAACGATCAATAAAGTGAAAATAGTGCTATAGATAAACGTCGGCAAAAGGACAAAAGAGCACGTTTTCCCCCCCACTACTAAACTCTCTCTTTCCTCGTTTCCTGCCAACAGAATTTGTAAAAACATGCGATCTACTCCGTTTCCATACAAAAAATGACGAAAGGGAGGTTATGAAAGGCTCTTGTCTACACACTTGTTGAGCCACGCAACCAAAAACCGGAGCCAGGATATGTGTGTGCAACAATTGAGTTACGATTACCGACAAGAGTTACGAGCTGAATATACTCTTAAGAGGCTTTTAATTGAGGCAACGACGCAGCAAGATTGACGATAATCGACAATACacgttcatttcattttttcccataGCTCTATAGGCTTGCCCTGAGGCTGTTTTGAATTTCCTCTCCAGTCTAGTCGAACCGGGAACTCCTATTGCAGAATCGGGTTTACCAGTGGAAAACGCAACTGACCTAAAAATTTGTTCGGAGCCGTGGCTGCCACGTGAATTTAACGTAAAAATCGTTACGTGCTCCGGTCgacaaacagaaaattgtGGTCTATCTAATTCGTTCACGTCATCATTATCGACCATATTTCTTTATGTACAATGGGTCGCCTACGCCTAACCCCGCATAATAAATTTGATCTGTGGTCCTCCGTTTAAAATGTTGTTGATTCTCAATTTACGGATGTCTCGAGTTGTTCGATATCGCGCGTAGAATCTCGATTGTCTTATGTCTAGAAAAGGGGGCGGTTCAGTTGGACCCGTTCCtcttttcctgttttgtttatcgTCAGCAGACGACTCCATCGCCTTTCAATTTTGTGACTTAGAGGAAGAAGATTGATATATTCTTGAAGACATctcgttaaaaaaaagcattaataaaatgaaaaaaaaggtgaggaGATGTTTGATTTAGTTCAAATCGAGATCAGATGAATGGATTGGTAATCTGTGGATGGTGTTAGCTAACAAGAATTCACGCCCACTTGATCGTGACTCATAAAGAATAGGTAATGCATTAACTTTTATTTTGATGTAGGTACTTTTAATGGGTAAAAGTGGTTCTGGGAAAACCAGCATGAGGTCCATCATATTTGCCAATTATATTGCCAGAGACACTAGAAGACTTGGTGCTACAAGTAAGTTGTGGTGTGAAAGTTGCCTCTGTGATTGCAAGAACTGATGAAACATCTTTGTTTGTAGTTGATGTGGAACACTCCCATGTCCGTTTTCTGGGCAATCTAGTCCTCAATCTTTGGGATTGTGGTGGGCAAGAGGCTTTCATGGAAAACTATTTTGCCAGTCAAAGAGACAACATTTTCCGGAATGTTGAGGTTCTCATTTATGTCTTTGATGTAGAATCAAGAGAACTAGAAAAAGATATGCATTATTACCAGAGCTGTCTAGAGGCCATTTTGCAAAATTCACCAGAAGCAAAAATCTTCTGCCTCATCCATAAAATGGATTTAGTTCAGGAAGATCAACGGGACTTGGTATTGCCcaataaatcaatcaaaagtCTAGAAATgatacatttattttattgaataGATATTTCGTGAGCGTGAGGAGAATCTTCAACGCTTGTCGAAGCCTCTCGATTGCACATGCTTCCGAACATCAATTTGGGATGAGACTCTCTACAAGGTATTTCTTTATGTTCCCCTGGCAATGTTCCAGTTACTAACATTGCCTTTTTATGCTTGACAGGCTTGGTCGTCCATAGTCTATATGCTCATCCCGAATGTGAAAGAACTCGAGTGcagtttgacaaattttgctgATATCATTGACGCGGACGAAGTTCTGCTTTTCGAAAGAGCAACTTTTCTTGTGATATCACATACGGAACGCCGACCACACCGAGATCCGCATCGCTTTGAGAAGGTCTCCAATATAATCAAACAATTCAAATTGAGCTGCAG
Encoded proteins:
- the LOC130703610 gene encoding phospholipid-transporting ATPase IF-like isoform X1; this translates as MGWMNHLDRLIRGKQTPLVRNRTINIGRKVHSPLENALSGTSRAEVFVDNRVVSAKYTVWNFIPKNLFEQFRRIANFYFLCIAIIQMSIDSPVNPATSSLPLVFVITVTAIKQGYEDWLRHRNDREVNFRLVDVVQQGSIQQVQSQNIHVGDIVRVKRDESFPCDLVLVSTSDNEGKCYITTANLDGETNLKTHYSPKETRQLKSTEQLSAFSACIECQNPTPDLYKFVGTLKIFSEGSVDCPQVMTKVSLGLENTLLRGCRLKDTEFIYGCAVYTGQDTKMAQNSKLTSNKFSTVEKTMNMFLLFFLSILVIEISVCTALKYKMWFSPTIADAWYLNANHSAPVRDVLQDVFSFLVVFNYIIPISLYVTLEMQKFIGSLFFAWDEELRCPITGEIPICNSSDLNEELGQVQYLFTDKTGTLTENNMEFRQCSIAGLKHMEKEGDLFAALDNSARHFNPVHHFTGYLEEFFVGLALCHTVQVSIPTSSKREQAVSTLPGYVNNTFHPDHFDYTYQASSPDEKALVEACRRLGIVFHGEEDGLIRLTVFGQDRYYRRLQVLEFDSDRKRMSTIVLFPDDSIWLICKGAESTVVPHCIGGPINQTLEHINDYALLGLRTLAVSARRLTSDQYANMVEKLNEARQVMVDRELCVSRIFDFIENDMTLLGATGVEDQLQDGVAETLEALRAAGIKVWVLTGDKLETAINIAYSCGHFKRGMQLLTLTAQTSPAECQETLWRLRRRIWDEPIQNFGFVVDGESLAHSLKEHRQLLSEVCSHCNTVVCCRMSPIQKAEVVKVVKGFSSKPITAAIGDGANDVSMIQEAHVGIGIIGKEGRQAVRCSDFAFARFRFLRRVLLVHGHWYYWRVSTLVQYFFYKNITFITPAVFFAIFSAYSTQPIYDTFFLTFYNIFFTSWPILIFGLLEQNFTSRQLLENLHLYRDITNNARMSWFQFFKWTLLGLWHSVVIFFGCILLWESETPFDSRGLILDFWSFGTLVYHGVIVVVSLKLMLQSRHWTAPFVISILLSVFGFMGLTFLYCLFTVDALNNGPLKWVYMNMLSTGPVWLFIVLGVVAALLPDVIIGVWEAYAAGEGVLVNQRWTPGQALKQQLDRTFSLLSQSRSGKLQVTLDQTAASPNMHQSTSYELRVQRTNARRTSAGLNGGINAESTTTYRH
- the LOC130703610 gene encoding phospholipid-transporting ATPase IF-like isoform X2 — protein: MGWMNHLDRLIRGKQTPLVRNRTINIGRKVHSPLENALSGTSRAEVFVDNRVVSAKYTVWNFIPKNLFEQFRRIANFYFLCIAIIQMSIDSPVNPATSSLPLVFVITVTAIKQGYEDWLRHRNDREVNFRLVDVVQQGSIQQVQSQNIHVGDIVRVKRDESFPCDLVLVSTSDNEGKCYITTANLDGETNLKTHYSPKETRQLKSTEQLSAFSACIECQNPTPDLYKFVGTLKIFSEGSVDCPQVMTKVSLGLENTLLRGCRLKDTEFIYGCAVYTGQDTKMAQNSKLTSNKFSTVEKTMNMFLLFFLSILVIEISVCTALKYKMWFSPTIADAWYLNANHSAPVRDVLQDVFSFLVVFNYIIPISLYVTLEMQKFIGSLFFAWDEELRCPITGEIPICNSSDLNEELGQVQYLFTDKTGTLTENNMEFRQCSIAGLKHMEKEGDLFAALDNSARHFNPVHHFTGYLEEFFVGLALCHTVQVSIPTSSKREQAVSTLPGYVNNTFHPDHFDYTYQASSPDEKALVEACRRLGIVFHGEEDGLIRLTVFGQDRYYRRLQVLEFDSDRKRMSTIVLFPDDSIWLICKGAESTVVPHCIGGPINQTLEHINDYALLGLRTLAVSARRLTSDQYANMVEKLNEARQVMVDRELCVSRIFDFIENDMTLLGATGVEDQLQDGVAETLEALRAAGIKVWVLTGDKLETAINIAYSCGHFKRGMQLLTLTAQTSPAECQETLWRLRRRIWDEPIQNFGFVVDGESLAHSLKEHRQLLSEVCSHCNTVVCCRMSPIQKAEVVKVVKGFSSKPITAAIGDGANDVSMIQEAHVGIGIIGKEGRQAVRCSDFAFARFRFLRRVLLVHGHWYYWRVSTLVQYFFYKNITFITPAVFFAIFSAYSTQPIYDTFFLTFYNIFFTSWPILIFGLLEQNFTSRQLLENLHLYRDITNNARMSWFQFFKWTLLGLWHSVVIFFGCILLWESETPFDSRGLILDFWSFGTLVYHGVIVVVSLKLMLQSRHWTAPFVISILLSVFGFMGLTFLYCLFTVDALNNGPLKWVYMNMLSTGPVWLFIVLGVVAALLPDVIIGVWEAYAAGEGVLVNQRYQRRIDHNLSTLTSVTVVSWATSWSPTGGTTPAPLDDRLSRSCVNSPPLFTTIDVHSPFSKSQEKVTFRMQ
- the LOC130703635 gene encoding ras-related GTP-binding protein A gives rise to the protein MKKKVLLMGKSGSGKTSMRSIIFANYIARDTRRLGATIDVEHSHVRFLGNLVLNLWDCGGQEAFMENYFASQRDNIFRNVEVLIYVFDVESRELEKDMHYYQSCLEAILQNSPEAKIFCLIHKMDLVQEDQRDLIFREREENLQRLSKPLDCTCFRTSIWDETLYKAWSSIVYMLIPNVKELECSLTNFADIIDADEVLLFERATFLVISHTERRPHRDPHRFEKVSNIIKQFKLSCSKLQAQFQSMEVRNSNFAAFIDVFTSNTYVMVVTSDSTIPSAATLMNMKNARKHFEKLEKLSESQSSMGVR